Proteins from one Argopecten irradians isolate NY chromosome 15, Ai_NY, whole genome shotgun sequence genomic window:
- the LOC138309435 gene encoding uncharacterized protein has product MSTTTNSRNDIASSTDPQSTPPNVFLAGDTDKSIQIDTDILMYLGIAVSCVIIILVVTGCFIRKRMAKNETVSLESYDEDYLQMTSDNEPVTSEWITETRHNFSDDVEHTFSKPKIGQHWPSLPYDDCNLSGIHGPTTKFNPMYDCDLSDVEVHTYKYSSGPVPLPHYDGANLDSTDAPKSLFNRDVNRPFGFETCGEITPPEDYS; this is encoded by the exons ATGTCAACAACTACAAACTCCAGAAATGATATAGCATCTTCGACGGATCCCCAGTCTACCCCACCAAATGTGTTCCTAGCAGGAGATACAGACAAGAGCATACAAATAG ATACAGATATTCTGATGTACCTGGGAATAGCTGTATCCTGTGTTATAATCATCCTCGTAGTTACAGGCTGTTTCATCAG GAAGCGAATGGCTAAAAATGAAACTGTCTCGCTAGAATCATATGACGAAGACTACCTTCAGATGACATCAGATAACGAACCAGTGACATCAGAATGGATCACGGAAACGAGGCACAACTTTTCCGATGACGTAGAACACACATTCTCTAAACCTAAGATCGGGCAACATTGGCCATCTTTACCATACGATGATTGTAACCTATCAGGAATACATGGGCCAACGACAAAGTTTAATCCAATGTACGACTGCGATTTGAGTGATGTTGAAGTACACACTTATAAATATTCGTCAGGACCCGTTCCACTACCCCACTACGACGGGGCGAATTTGGACAGCACAGATGCTCCTAAAAGTCTGTTCAACAGGGATGTGAATAGACCCTTTGGCTTTGAAACTTGTGGAGAAATAACTCCCCCGGAAGATTACAGCTGA